ATCAGAATTGTTTTATATTCAGACAGCTGTTCTTTATTCTGTAATACAGCTTGCTCCTCTTTGCTAAAAGATTTATATGTTTCATTGAAAAGTTGTTCTGAGAGATCCATAACCTCTCTATCAATCTTCCAGCTTTTACCTTCCTCTATACTGTCCTGCATGAACTGCAACAGCCACTCAGCCAGTTGTTTGTTTTCTGGTCTATCCAATTCAGACAACATGAGGTCAACTGTCTCCATTAACAATGAAGAGTGCTCAACTTCTATATTATAACCACCAGCTAGTCCCATTTCGCGGGTAAAAGCTCTCATTGTCTGTTGGAAAAACTTATCTATTGTACTAATAGAGAATGCGGAATAGTCATGCAGAATTGTTTCAAGAATTCTTCTTGCAGTTGAACGGACTGTGGACTCTTTTAATGAGAAGTTTCTCATTAACTCGTTTAAATAGGCAGAGTCTCTTCCTGATGAGAGTAAATGAAGTTCTTCAACAATTCGCGACTTCATCTCATCAGTAGCTTTGTTCGTAAAAGTTACTGCCAGAATATGTCTATGATTATTTGGCTGAGCAAAGAGCAGATGCAAATATTCTCCCGTTAGCCTGTGTGTTTTTCCTGAACCCGCAGAAGCTTTAATAATATGCAGATGCTGCAATTCATATGGTGACTTATCTGTCATAATTCATTCCTTCAAATCCGTCGCGATTTTATGTACCCCTCTTTCTGTAAAATATCAAGTACTTTTTCACGATGATCTCCCTGGATAATTATCTCTCCATCTTTAGCTGATCCACCTACACCACATTTAGTTTTTAACAACTTGCCCAACTCTTTCAAGTCTTCTTCATTACCTGAGAAGCCTGTGATAAGTGTAACAGATTTTCCATTTCGGTTGCGTTTATCCAGACTGATGCGCAACAATTGCTTCTCTTTAGGCAAGGTTTCAGAGATCTCTTCACCCTCTTTATTATAGTGATAATCGGGGTTAGTTGAGTAAACAATATCGAGTCTTTTTTTCCAGTCGTTCATATGATATTTGCATAAAATGTGATTAACAAAGATATGTTTTTTTGAGAATAGATTAAAGTCAAATGGGGAGTATCTCCGAAAAAAAGTGTAATTTAGTAACTCTATTAAAAATAAAGAATATGACAGGCAAAGTTAAAGTACATTGTTTGAATACTGACGAACATAAAGAAATACCAATAGGTACATCATTGGTTGATTTAATTAAAGAGTTTAATGTCAAATCGCCCTATTTAATAACAAACGCTAGAGTTAACAATAAAACGGAATCTCTCACATACAGGGTATACAGACCAAAGAAAGTAGAGTTTGTGGATTTAACCGACTCATCTGCCATGCGTACCTATGTAAGATCACTTTGCTTTATTCTAGCAAAGGCCGTTGACGATATAATGCCAAATGCGAAAACATATCTCGAACATGCTGTTTCTAAAGGATATTATTTTCAGATTGAGTCTGACATGCCTGTTGGTGAACATGAGCTGAATGCTATTCGTAACAGAATGAAGGAAATAGTAGAGGCAAATTTACCATTCGAGCAAGTAGAAGAAGAGACGGAGAAAGTGGTTGAACTTTTCCGTAGTCTGGGCTTGGATGATAAAGCCCAGTTACTTGAAACATCCGATATGCTATACGCACGTTATTCTAAACTTGATGGGTATATCGACTATTTTTATGGAAGTCTTACACCTACAACAGGATATATTACAATTTTTGATATTCAGCCTCATAATGGAGGATTCCTACTGAGGGTGCCAAACAGACAAAACCCGGTTGAACTGGAGCCGGAAGTTAAACAGGAGAAACTTCTAAATGTATATCGTGAACATCTTAATTTCTTAAAGATTAGTCGTCTCGACAATGTAGGAGATCTAAACAGAGCAATCAGAGAAGACCGGGTATATGAGGTGATTCAGGTTGCAGAAGCATATCAGTCAATGCAGATCAACGATATTGCGAAAGAGATCTCAAAAAGATTTAATGATGGAGTTAAAGTGGTATTTATATCAGGTCCATCCTCTTCAGGTAAAACTACATTCCGAAAGCGCCTTGAAGTGCAACTGATGGTGAATCTTTTAAAACCTGTAGGTATTTCGCTTGATGACTATTTCGTGAATCGTGATAATACTCCACTTGATGAGAATGGAGAAAAAGATTACGAATCACTGTATGCTCTGGATCTGGAGTTGTTTGAAGATCATATGCTTAAACTTATGAGCAGCGAGACAGTTGAGTTGCCAACCTATAATTTTGTTACAGGTAAGAGAGAGTATCGTGGTAATTTTCTGAAAATGGATAATAATAGTATACTAATTATTGAAGGTATACATGGACTAAATCCTAAGCTGACCGAACATATTCCAGAAGATATGAAATTTAAAATTTACGTTTCTGCTCTAACTACTATCTCACTTGACGACCACAACTGGATTCCTGCATCTGACAACAGACTTATTCGTCGTATAGTGCGTGATTATAGATATCGTGGCTATTCTGCACAGACCACAATCTCCAGGTGGGATAGTGTTCGCCATGGAGAAGATAAATGGATTTTCCCATTCCAGGAAAATGCAGATGTTATGTTTAACTCAGCTATGATATATGAACTTGCCGCAATCAGAAGACATGCCGAACCTATTCTTATGCAGGTACCACGCACAGTACCTGAGTATTCAGAAGCATATCGTCTGCTGAAGTTTCTTGGCTATTTTAATTATATAACAGATAGGGAATTGCCTCCAACTTCGCTGCTCAGAGAGTTTCTAGGAGGTAGCAGTTTCAGGTATTAAAGCTACTTTAATATTCATTTTATTTTTTCATTGCAAATTTTTCACTTTAAAATAGTAAAAAGTATTGACTTATTTTATAGTAATAAATTAATGAATAACGATGTAATTTGCGCGATATCAACTCCTCCCGGTATGGGTGCAATAGCTACTGTACGTCTTTCAGGTGAAGGATGCATAGCTTTGAC
This window of the Lascolabacillus massiliensis genome carries:
- a CDS encoding uridine kinase family protein, with product MTGKVKVHCLNTDEHKEIPIGTSLVDLIKEFNVKSPYLITNARVNNKTESLTYRVYRPKKVEFVDLTDSSAMRTYVRSLCFILAKAVDDIMPNAKTYLEHAVSKGYYFQIESDMPVGEHELNAIRNRMKEIVEANLPFEQVEEETEKVVELFRSLGLDDKAQLLETSDMLYARYSKLDGYIDYFYGSLTPTTGYITIFDIQPHNGGFLLRVPNRQNPVELEPEVKQEKLLNVYREHLNFLKISRLDNVGDLNRAIREDRVYEVIQVAEAYQSMQINDIAKEISKRFNDGVKVVFISGPSSSGKTTFRKRLEVQLMVNLLKPVGISLDDYFVNRDNTPLDENGEKDYESLYALDLELFEDHMLKLMSSETVELPTYNFVTGKREYRGNFLKMDNNSILIIEGIHGLNPKLTEHIPEDMKFKIYVSALTTISLDDHNWIPASDNRLIRRIVRDYRYRGYSAQTTISRWDSVRHGEDKWIFPFQENADVMFNSAMIYELAAIRRHAEPILMQVPRTVPEYSEAYRLLKFLGYFNYITDRELPPTSLLREFLGGSSFRY
- a CDS encoding translation initiation factor, encoding MNDWKKRLDIVYSTNPDYHYNKEGEEISETLPKEKQLLRISLDKRNRNGKSVTLITGFSGNEEDLKELGKLLKTKCGVGGSAKDGEIIIQGDHREKVLDILQKEGYIKSRRI